The genomic DNA CAGATATTTATGCTTTAGAAAACGGGTATGTTTCTGTAGTTCCTGTTCAATTTGATATGACTGCACATCATATGATTCAAAAATTAAATTCTTGGGAACTATAAAAAAAGATATTTTAATAGGAGTTTTGGTTTCATTATTCGCCACTTTTGGTGGTATTTTCTTGTATTTAGAATATTTTTCTAAATTTAGTTTTAATGATACATTAGAGATGATAAAAGAAGGTGGTTTGTACGGAAAAGTACTCGTTTTAGCTGCAATTCCTAATTTATTTGTGTTTTTTGTTTTTATTAAAAAGAAACAAGATAATCGCGCAAAAGGAGTGTTGTTGGCTACTATTTTAATTGCGCTAACAACGCTAATATTAAAGTTTGTTTAAAAAGAAATAATATATCCTCGAGCGCAATGGAGTCGTTTTAATACGGTCTCGATTGCGCTCGACCAGATAGCTTAATGCTTATGAAATATTACATAATTGCCGGTGAAGCTTCAGGAGATTTACATGGTGCTAACTTAATGAAAGAATTATATGTGCAAGATAAAACTGCAGATATTCGTTTTTGGGGAGGAGATTTAATGCAAGCTGTTGGGGGCAATTTAGTGAGTCATTATAAAGAAAGAGCTTTTATGGGCTTTTTTGAAGTTTTAAAAAACTTGTCTAAAGTTTTAGGCTTTATTAAGTTTTGTAAAAAAGATATTGCAGCCTTTAACCCAGATGTTATTATTTTTATAGACAACTCGGGTTTTAATTTGCGAGTTGCCAAATGGGCAAGAGAAAACAGATTTAAAACGAATTATTACATTTCTCCACAAGTTTGGGCAAGTAGAGCAAGTAGAGTAAAAGATATAAAAAGAGATATAGATAAATTGTTTGTAATTCTTCCTTTTGAGAAAGATTTTTACAAGAAATACAATTATGAAGTTGCTTTTGTTGGGCACCCTTTAATTGATGCAATTGCAGATAGAACCCAAGTTTCTGAAGCTGGTTTTAGAAAAGAACACAAGCTAAGTAATAAAAAAATAATTGCTTTATTGCCTGGAAGCAGAAAGCAAGAAATTACAAAAATGCTGTCGGTAATGTTGTCTTTGGTAGATGATTTTTCTGATTATCAATTTGTCATTGCAGGTGCACCAAGTCAAGATTTTTCTTTTTACCAAGAAATTATTGGTCAGAGAGAAGTGGCATTTATCAATAATAAAACCTACGATCTATTAAGTGTTTCTTACGCTGCCTTGGTGGCTTCTGGTACAGCAACATTAGAGACGGCTTTGTTTAAAATACCGCAAGTTGTTTGTTATAAAGGTGGTTATATTTCGTACCAAATAGCAAGAAGAATTATTACTTTAAAGTTTATTTCTTTGGTTAATTTAATAATGGACAAGGAAGTTGTGAAAGAATTAATTCAGGACGATTTTAATACCAAAAATTTAAAAGCAGAGTTAACAAATATTTTAGAGGCTTCGTATCGAGAAAAAATGTTTCTGCATTACTTCGATTTAGAGAAAAAATTAGGAGGGAAAGGTGCCTCTAAAAATGTAGCAACACAAATTGTAGCAGGTTTAAAATCGAGTTATTAATATGAGAAAATGGTATTTTTTAATTCTTTTAACTTCTTTGGGGCTTGCTTCTTGCTCATCAACCAAAACAGTTCGAAAAACGACAAAACAACCTTCAACTAAAATTGATAAAATTGTTTCGAACGCTTTAAAATATAAAGGCGTAAAATATCGATTTGGAGGAACCACAAAAAGAGGAATGGATTGCTCTGGGATTGTCTATGTTTCTTATTTACAAGAAAATGTACAGTTGCCTAGAATTTCTAGAGACATGGCAAAAAGAGGAGGTGAGATTCCTCTAAAAAAAGCTAAAAAGGGAGATTTACTCTTTTTTAAAACTTCTAAAAGTAGACGAAGAATTAATCATGTTGGACTGATTGTTTCTGTTGCAAAAAATCAGATTCGTTTTATACATTCTACAACTTCTAGAGGTGTTATTGTTTCCTCATTGTCTCAAAAATATTGGAAAGATGCCTTCGTGAAAGTAAAAAGAATATTATAATTTATTTTTAGTAACTTTCCGTTGCTATGAAAAGGTTGTTAAAATATGTGCCTTTACACTTTTTAGTGTTTTTAATTTTAGGAATTGGAATCCAATTTTATACTCAAATTTGGACTTTCAGTTTACTGAAGTTGTTATCTACTATATTGTTTTTATCAATTTCTCTTATTTTTCTTCAGAATAAAAAAGGCATCACATTCGTTGCATTTATTTTATACTTTTTTATTGGTGTTTCTACTGTTTATATTCAAGATGCTAGAAACTTTAAAAACTATTATAATAACTTTTCAAAGCAAGATGCTAAAGTAATTTTAAGAATTTCTAAAGTTTTAAAACCAGGTTTTTATTATGAGAAATATGTAGCAGAGGTTGTTCAATTAAATGAAGAGGGAACTAGAGGAGAAATTTTATTAAATGTTAAAAAAGACAGTTTAAATATCCGGCTTAAAATTGATGATAAACTGTTTGTAAATCCTGTTTTTAAGAACTTAATTCCGCCTTTAAATCCAAATCAGTTCAATTATAAATCCTATTTAGCAAAACAAGGCATTCATCATCAAATGTTTTTAGAGAGTTCTCAGTTTTTAAAACTCTCAAACTCTTCTGTTTCTTTAATTGGGATTTCAGAAAATTTTCGAGATAAAATTCAAGAATCATTATTAAAATTCAACTTTAAGAATGATGAGTTTGCAGTAATTAGTGCGTTGTTATTAGGACAAAGACAAGATATTTCAAAAGGACTCTTAGAAGATTATGCAAATGCAGGCGCAATTCATATTTTGGCAGTTTCTGGTTTGCATGTGGGTATTATTTTATTGATTTTGTCTTTCTTCTTTAAGCCTTTAGAAAGACTTAAAAACGGTGCTTATTTAAAAGCTTTTTGTATTGTTTTGTTATTGTGGATGTTCGCTTTTGTAGCTGGTTTATCAGCTTCCGTTGTAAGAGCGGTAACCATGTTTACTTTTTTAGCAATCGGGCAATCTTTTCAAAGAAAAAAAGTGGTAGAATTTTCACTAATTTCATCGATGTTATTTCTTTTAATAGTAAAACCAATGTTTCTGTTTGATGTCGGTTTTCAGTTAAGTTATCTTGCTGTTTTTGGTATTGTTTGGGTACAGCCAAAATTAGCCACTATTTACAAACCAAAATTTTTGTTAGATAAAAAAATATGGCAATTATTTACAGTCTCTATTGCTGCACAAGTGGGGATTTTACCCTTAAGTATTTATTATTTTCAGCAATTTCCGGGGTTATTTGTGTTGTCTAATTTAGTAATCATTCCTTTTTTAGGTGCTATTTTAGTTGGTGGAGTTGTAATAATCTGTATGTCTTTATTAAATGTTTTGCCACAATTCTTAGCCGATATTTATGGTGCTATAATTTCTTTAATGAACGAATTTGTAAGTTGGATATCACAACAAGAGCAATTTTTATTTAAAGAAATAGCTATTTCTTTTCTAATGATGTTAGGGTGTTACTTCTTTATCTTTTCTGGAATTCTTTTTTTGATTAAGAAAAAAACAATTCGATTAACCTACTTTTTAGTTTCAATTTTAATATTGCAAAGTCTTTATTTTATTGAAGGTAAGACAGCAAATGAGAAAGAAGCTTTTATTGTATTTCATAAAAGTAGGTTTTCTGTAATAGGGAAAAGAGAAGGTGATAATTTAGAAATACAGCATGATCTAGATACCGTAAAAACGAAAGAAATTAAAGCGGTGAAATCTTATAGAATTGCTGAACATATTCAGCGTATACAGAAAACTGATTTTAAAAGTTACCTCAGATCTAATGAACAAGACATTTTAATAATTGATAGTTTGGGAATTTATCAAGTAAATAATTTGAAGCATCCAATTGTAGTTTTACAATATTCTCCAAAAATAAATTTAGAGAGATTAATTAAAACGCTTGAACCAAGTTTAATAATAGCAGATGGTTCTAATTATAAAAGTTATGTGACACGTTGGAAAAACACTTCAATAAAACAAGAAACTCCGTTTCATTATACTGGTCAAAAAGGAGCTTTCATTTTAGAAAATTAGCTTTATAAATTACTTTTAAAACCTTTTTCAAAGTCTTTCCAGTTCGTATTTTTGTAATTGTTTGAAGAGAAATAACCTAGTATTTTCTCGAACATTTTTTTATCTAAATATCCAGGAATACTTTGTATCAATTCTTCTGTTTCTGTTAGAAAAATAGTGGTTGGATAAGATAATTTTCCATTTAACAGAGTAGCAGGTAATTGATGAAATCCTTTTCTGCCATTTTTCTGAAATTTAAAAGTATGATCTTTATAAACAATGTCTTCTTTTTCTTCACCGTCTAATTTAACAGCATAAAAATTGTCATTTATAACATTTATGATTGTTCTATTTGAATACGTTTCCATGTCCATTTTTTTACAATAACCACACCAATCTGTGTACACATCAATTAAAATAGGTTTTGGAGTCTTTTTATTTAAAGCAACTGCTTCCTCAAAAGACAACCACTTAATGGTGTCTTGTGCTTTTGTATTTATAGTAAACAATGTTATTGTTAAAATGAATAGTAATTTTCTCATAGTATGTGTTGTCGAAATTGTTGTTCCAAATTTACAAATAAACTTTTTTTAATAGTATATAATTTAGCTGTTTTAAGGCATGAAAAAACCTCATAAATTTTAGTTTATAAGGTTTTTAAATATTTATATATTATAATTAATGTACGTTACCCATTAATTTTTTCATTAGAGGAGATAGCACAATAACAATAACTCCTGCTCCTAAAGCATACATTGCTATTAATTCAAATCCGTCTGTGTATATAGCTAAAGTATCTAGTCCGCCAACATTAGCATCTGTACTCTCTACTGCCAATTGTTTAGAAATAAAACCTACAATTTGAAAAGCATAAGCAGAAGATAAAAACCAAATTCCCATCATAAAAGCAATAATTCTTTTTGGTGATAAATCTGTAATTTTAGATAAACCTACAGGAGACATAAATAATTCTCCAATAGATATTATTAAGTACATTACTAATAAGTAAGCAAAAGGTACCATTCCGTTTTCATCTGCACTTCCTTTACTCATTGCTAAGATATAGAAACTAATACCTGCTAATATTAAGCCAAAACCAAACTTGTAAGGTGTTCTAGGGTTTATGTTTTTCTTTGATAAATAAGCCCATAACAAAGAAATAGGAATAGCTAAAATAATTATAAACATAGAGTTTAATGAATTTGTCTGACTAGCAGTCATAATTCCTTCTAAAGCAATATTTCTAGACGCAAACAATGTAATTACACTTCCAGATAATTCGTGGAAACCCCAAAAAAGAGTCATGAAAAAAGTAATTAAAATTGCCATAAACAATTTCTTTCTCTGTTCTAATTCTACACTTGCTAAAATTTTAATTAAATAAATTCCAATTCCAATACCAATAGCTAAAAAGACCAGCCCAACTAAGTTTTTTTCACCAATTAAAAAAGTATCATCTGTTGTAATAGACTTGTAAGAGGCTAAAACAAAAGCGATTAATGGAACACAAAGTGTTGCTACTATTGGAATAAAAGTTTTTTGAGGAATCCCTGCAATTCTCTTTTCGTAGATTTCTTTACTTGGTGGCATACCTTTGTCTCCAAAAACATTCTTTTTAATACCGCTCCAAAAGAAAATTAAACCTGTCATCATTCCAATTCCAGCTAAGCCAAAACCATAATGATACCCATATTTTACAGCTAACCAACCGCATAATAAAGGCGCAATCCAACCTCCAATATTAATTCCCATATAAAAAATAGTGAAACCAGAATCTTTCCTTACGTCTCCATCTTTATATAAAGCACCAACAAAAGTTGAAATATTGGGTTTAAAGAAACCGTTACCAACAATAATAAAAGCCAAGGCTAAAAAGAAGGCAATATCATTCTCTACAGCTAAAACAAAATGACCAATAGACATTAAAATTCCACCTAGAAAAATGGAACTACGCATTCCTAAAATTTTATCAGAAATTTGGCCTCCAATAACCGTAGATGCATACACTAAAGAACCATAAGATGCATACACTGCTGCAGTTGCATAATCTCTATTTGACAAAGATTTAAATATTTCTTCAACCATGTACAGCGTTAACAACGCTCTCATTCCATAGAAACTGAAACGCTCCCACATTTCTGCGAAGAATAAATAGAACAATCCTTTCGGGTGTCCAAATAATTGTGGGTCTTCTACAGTAGTACTAACTCCTTTGTCTAACATAATTATCCTTTAATTTTTGTTGATGTATTTGATTTATTTATTAAATGCGTTTCTACAAAATTTGTCATTTTTGTATATAAATTTAAACGCGTATTTTTTCCTTTGTAAATTCCGTGTGTTCTATCTGGTACAATAAACATATCGAATTGCTTGTTGGCTTCAATTAAAGAGTTTATCATTCTGTAACTATTTTGAACATGTACATTGTCATCTCCAGTACCATGAACTAACAAGTAATTTCCTTCTAATTTATCTGCATAATTTACAGGTGAATTCTCATCATAACCACCTGGGTTTTCTTGCGGAGTTCTTAAGAAACGTTCTGTATAAACAGAGTCATAAAAACGCCAAGAAGTAACTGGTGCAACAGCAATTGCGGTTGTAAAGATATCATTTCCTTTTAAAAGTGAATTGGTACTCATGTGTCCGCCAAAAGACCAACCCCAAATACCAATATTGTTTTCGTCGATATAAGTACGTTCTGCTAATTTTCTTGCAGCTGCAATTTGATCTTCAGTTTCATACTTTACCAAGTTTAGGTAGGTAGATTTCTTAAAATCACTTCCTTTAAAACCAGTTCCACGGCCATCTACACAAACTACAATCATACCTTTTTGCGCCAACATATTGTGCCAATAATCATTACTTGCATTCCATTTATTAGCCACTTGCTGAGATCCTGGGCCAGAATATTGAAACATTAATAATGGATATTTCTTACTTTCATCAAAATCTACGGGTTTTATCGTCCACATATTTAATTCATTTCCATTAATAGAAATGGTAGAAAATTCTTTTTTACTCATTTTATACGCTGCCAATTGTTCTTTTAATTCAGCATTGTCTTTTATAACTTTCAGCATTTCGCCTTCAGCAGTATATAAAGAATAAATTGGCGGAATTTGAGAAGAAGAAAAGGTATTGATAAAGTAATTTAAGTTTTTACTAAACGAAGCTGTGTTTGTACCTTCTTTGGCGCTTAAATATTTTTTGTTATTTCCATCTAAATCAATAGAATAGACACCTCTATTTGTAGAGCCATTTTCTACGGATTGATAATAAATAGTTTTTTTGTCTTTATTATAACCATAGTAATTGGTTACCTCCCATTTTCCTTTGGTAATCTGATTGATTAATTTTCCAGAAAAATCATAATGATAAATATGATTAAATCCATCTTTTTCGCTTGTCCAAATAAAGCTATTATCATTTAAAAAAGTAAGATTATCTGTAACATCTACATACGCCTTGTCAGTTTCACCCAACAATAAAGTTGAACTATTTCTCAACGCATTTACTTTATATAATTTTAAATTATTCTGATGACGGTTTAAAGTAGTTGCAATTAAAGTCTTCGCATCATTAGACCATTTAATTCTAGGAATATACTCGTAATCACCTAAAGAAACTTTCTTTGTGTTTTTAGAAGAAACAGTGTACATATGTAAAGTTACAACTGCATTTTTCTCTCCTGCCTTTGGATATTTAAAAACTTGCTGATCAGGATAATTTTTGTCTCCAACCATATCCATAGAAAAAGTAGGTACGTTGGTTTCATCAAAACGTAAAAAAGCTAAATAGTTGCTGTTTTTACTCCATTCAAAAGCTTGTACAAAACCAAATTCTTCCTCATAAACCCAATCTGTAATTCCGTTTATAATGTGATTAAATTTACCATCTTTAGTAACCTGCGTTAATTTATTGCCGTTGGTTACATTTAAAATATAAATATTGTTGTTTTTAGCGTAGGCTATTTTTTTACTATCAGGAGAAAAAGTAGGTTCCTGAATATCTTCTCCTATTAAAGTTAGTTTTTTAGAAGCAATATTATAGTAATAAAAAGTGCCTGTAAAAGAACGTCTGTATATTTTTTTGAAATCTGTTCCTAAAATTAAAGAAGACTCTTCAGTATTAAAAACATAAGAAGAAAAACCCTCTAACTCCTTTAAATTATTACTGTTTACAATCGTTTCTACCTTTTCTAAAGTTTTGTAACTATACTTATCTACCGTTGTATTTCCGAAAGCATCAGTGTTTAACAAAGAATAAAAATCACCATTCATAGAATTTAAGGCATTCATTCCTTCTGCAGAAAAAGTGCCATCCCAAATTTCTTCTAAAGTAATTTCTTTAAGTCCAGAGGTATAATTGGATATTGTTTTGTGCTCTTTGCAACTAGCAAGTAAGATTATAGTTGCTAAAATGAAGAGTTTTTTC from Polaribacter sp. ALD11 includes the following:
- the lpxB gene encoding lipid-A-disaccharide synthase gives rise to the protein MKYYIIAGEASGDLHGANLMKELYVQDKTADIRFWGGDLMQAVGGNLVSHYKERAFMGFFEVLKNLSKVLGFIKFCKKDIAAFNPDVIIFIDNSGFNLRVAKWARENRFKTNYYISPQVWASRASRVKDIKRDIDKLFVILPFEKDFYKKYNYEVAFVGHPLIDAIADRTQVSEAGFRKEHKLSNKKIIALLPGSRKQEITKMLSVMLSLVDDFSDYQFVIAGAPSQDFSFYQEIIGQREVAFINNKTYDLLSVSYAALVASGTATLETALFKIPQVVCYKGGYISYQIARRIITLKFISLVNLIMDKEVVKELIQDDFNTKNLKAELTNILEASYREKMFLHYFDLEKKLGGKGASKNVATQIVAGLKSSY
- a CDS encoding C40 family peptidase, which produces MRKWYFLILLTSLGLASCSSTKTVRKTTKQPSTKIDKIVSNALKYKGVKYRFGGTTKRGMDCSGIVYVSYLQENVQLPRISRDMAKRGGEIPLKKAKKGDLLFFKTSKSRRRINHVGLIVSVAKNQIRFIHSTTSRGVIVSSLSQKYWKDAFVKVKRIL
- a CDS encoding ComEC/Rec2 family competence protein, coding for MKRLLKYVPLHFLVFLILGIGIQFYTQIWTFSLLKLLSTILFLSISLIFLQNKKGITFVAFILYFFIGVSTVYIQDARNFKNYYNNFSKQDAKVILRISKVLKPGFYYEKYVAEVVQLNEEGTRGEILLNVKKDSLNIRLKIDDKLFVNPVFKNLIPPLNPNQFNYKSYLAKQGIHHQMFLESSQFLKLSNSSVSLIGISENFRDKIQESLLKFNFKNDEFAVISALLLGQRQDISKGLLEDYANAGAIHILAVSGLHVGIILLILSFFFKPLERLKNGAYLKAFCIVLLLWMFAFVAGLSASVVRAVTMFTFLAIGQSFQRKKVVEFSLISSMLFLLIVKPMFLFDVGFQLSYLAVFGIVWVQPKLATIYKPKFLLDKKIWQLFTVSIAAQVGILPLSIYYFQQFPGLFVLSNLVIIPFLGAILVGGVVIICMSLLNVLPQFLADIYGAIISLMNEFVSWISQQEQFLFKEIAISFLMMLGCYFFIFSGILFLIKKKTIRLTYFLVSILILQSLYFIEGKTANEKEAFIVFHKSRFSVIGKREGDNLEIQHDLDTVKTKEIKAVKSYRIAEHIQRIQKTDFKSYLRSNEQDILIIDSLGIYQVNNLKHPIVVLQYSPKINLERLIKTLEPSLIIADGSNYKSYVTRWKNTSIKQETPFHYTGQKGAFILEN
- a CDS encoding DUF255 domain-containing protein translates to MRKLLFILTITLFTINTKAQDTIKWLSFEEAVALNKKTPKPILIDVYTDWCGYCKKMDMETYSNRTIINVINDNFYAVKLDGEEKEDIVYKDHTFKFQKNGRKGFHQLPATLLNGKLSYPTTIFLTETEELIQSIPGYLDKKMFEKILGYFSSNNYKNTNWKDFEKGFKSNL
- a CDS encoding peptide MFS transporter, producing the protein MLDKGVSTTVEDPQLFGHPKGLFYLFFAEMWERFSFYGMRALLTLYMVEEIFKSLSNRDYATAAVYASYGSLVYASTVIGGQISDKILGMRSSIFLGGILMSIGHFVLAVENDIAFFLALAFIIVGNGFFKPNISTFVGALYKDGDVRKDSGFTIFYMGINIGGWIAPLLCGWLAVKYGYHYGFGLAGIGMMTGLIFFWSGIKKNVFGDKGMPPSKEIYEKRIAGIPQKTFIPIVATLCVPLIAFVLASYKSITTDDTFLIGEKNLVGLVFLAIGIGIGIYLIKILASVELEQRKKLFMAILITFFMTLFWGFHELSGSVITLFASRNIALEGIMTASQTNSLNSMFIIILAIPISLLWAYLSKKNINPRTPYKFGFGLILAGISFYILAMSKGSADENGMVPFAYLLVMYLIISIGELFMSPVGLSKITDLSPKRIIAFMMGIWFLSSAYAFQIVGFISKQLAVESTDANVGGLDTLAIYTDGFELIAMYALGAGVIVIVLSPLMKKLMGNVH
- a CDS encoding S9 family peptidase, whose amino-acid sequence is MKKLFILATIILLASCKEHKTISNYTSGLKEITLEEIWDGTFSAEGMNALNSMNGDFYSLLNTDAFGNTTVDKYSYKTLEKVETIVNSNNLKELEGFSSYVFNTEESSLILGTDFKKIYRRSFTGTFYYYNIASKKLTLIGEDIQEPTFSPDSKKIAYAKNNNIYILNVTNGNKLTQVTKDGKFNHIINGITDWVYEEEFGFVQAFEWSKNSNYLAFLRFDETNVPTFSMDMVGDKNYPDQQVFKYPKAGEKNAVVTLHMYTVSSKNTKKVSLGDYEYIPRIKWSNDAKTLIATTLNRHQNNLKLYKVNALRNSSTLLLGETDKAYVDVTDNLTFLNDNSFIWTSEKDGFNHIYHYDFSGKLINQITKGKWEVTNYYGYNKDKKTIYYQSVENGSTNRGVYSIDLDGNNKKYLSAKEGTNTASFSKNLNYFINTFSSSQIPPIYSLYTAEGEMLKVIKDNAELKEQLAAYKMSKKEFSTISINGNELNMWTIKPVDFDESKKYPLLMFQYSGPGSQQVANKWNASNDYWHNMLAQKGMIVVCVDGRGTGFKGSDFKKSTYLNLVKYETEDQIAAARKLAERTYIDENNIGIWGWSFGGHMSTNSLLKGNDIFTTAIAVAPVTSWRFYDSVYTERFLRTPQENPGGYDENSPVNYADKLEGNYLLVHGTGDDNVHVQNSYRMINSLIEANKQFDMFIVPDRTHGIYKGKNTRLNLYTKMTNFVETHLINKSNTSTKIKG